A region of the Polypterus senegalus isolate Bchr_013 unplaced genomic scaffold, ASM1683550v1 scaffold_3739, whole genome shotgun sequence genome:
agattttttaaatataaagtgtgTTGTTGAATTGGTTTAGAAACTATCTTCATTTACTTAAAAGTAACATATTGGTACTTATTTATTACAAATACtggatgttatatatatatatatatatatatatatatatatatatatatgtgtgcatgtgtattgaaatgtttttcttccaGTCCCCATTATAAATCtgcaattaaaagcaaataatgcaATTATATGATTATAAATACTGCAAGTTTCATAATCAACATCAGGTTTCAGCAAGTATGAAAAtcaattcataattaatttcatAAATTACAAACACCGAAGAATATGAGGAAACATAACACCTGAAACATCTCAAAGGTGAAGAAATGTAATAGTTCTGGtcaaagagtggatttaaaaatgtaacatattggTAATTAAAATAAGTTGTGTGTTGATAGAAAAACTAATGGtagacctgtgatggactggcactccattcaGGTTTACTTCCTGTTTTTGCCCAGTGCTTCCACTATATTCATCAGTCACAGTAATTCCAAATAGGATTAAATGGGtcttataatggatggatagaaaatgtGCAtggatatttgttttttgtgtttgttttggaggaagaaaaaattttattttaaaaactgtatgttAATGTTTTATACAATACTGTATACAATCAactaaaacagaacttttatatttttatgctttCATAATACGTCAGAAGGTTAAATTAGTCAAATGGCATTCAGATAAAATGTTTCAAACCGCCAATTAAGAAAGACATGCTTATATTTTTTATCTGTGACTCTTATGAACTATAGTGTACTGCAACTGGGTTTATTTTTTGGAGATAGTTATATACAAGTTTTAAGCATTGactttttctataaagtgtgatTTATAATGGGCAAGAAATTatctaaaaaacaaacaaacaaattaacaaactggatgtaattttccttttctcttacAGGAAATACTTGTGAACTTCAGAAAGCTCAAATGGTGATTATGCCCAATGTTATTGAAATGATGAGCCGTGAGCACACAATCAGCTGCTCAGCTCCACAGTGTCTCTCTGGAGTGAGGTGCCGCTTCTATAGGGGAGCTGAATCAGAGCCGTTCAGATCAGGGAGCTCAGACAGCAACCAGTGTGACTTCACTGCAAGTGgaggagagctgctgggagatgTGGATCTAAAGAGTGAAGGCTATCTGCAATTCAGTTgtgattatgaaaatattatcaaCAGTGAAACCTCTGGGAGAAGTGACAACCTGAAAGTAATAGTGAAGGAGCTTGGTAGGTAGTAACTCAATTATATCTGGCTATGCTGAACATTTCTATTCTATTCCATTACATGTTCATTATCCACATAAATACCTAAACACACAATACAGAAAGgggctgaaaaaaataaataatgctgctTTGTCTAAATAACAATTACAACTTGTTCCTTGCATGCCTTCCCTTGTGCACATTCATTTTCCTTTCAAATTTGCCCACTCTTGGTCTGTTGATGAGCTACGAAACGATCTTCCCTTGTTTAACACTCCTTAATTCAGCTATGGAGTCACTAAGTCCTAATACTTCTTGGCAGCTTCAGATGTTGCTGGAGAAATAATTGAATCTCAGACTTATAGATGTCTGAATATTAGGAAGCTGTCTAGCACCTCTGTTTATGCAGGAAGAGGATCATGAACACCAAAAACACCCTTTGTCCTTAACACAGACTCCTTTTTATGTGTCCTCCCAGACTCCCAGTAGTTATTGATGGAGCCCTTATTATTCCTGCTTGGATCAAGATCtgaatcttatttaaaaatactgcatAATACCATgtactatatactatactatactatatactatattgtgtgctatactgtataatgataaCAAGAACTGATGAATTTCAACTGATGAACCAATGAAGATCCCATGTATCTTTCTAccagtttttgtttcctttgctcAAGAACTTGTGTTGTgatttttatgtttgtattttttgagcaAATCTGAATAACACCTTCACATTTGATGCTTTGATTAGAATTAGACTGCTTGTAGTCGAGTGTTACTGAATGCCACAAATGTGACTTCTTCAGTATATGCTTTATAACCATATTAACAAAGTCTTCAGTACATGACATGACAAGACACACATGTATTCACAGCCTATGTTACTTGTTTTCAAGAAATGAACTTAAATTCTGAAGCCTCAGGTGAATGTTCAGGTCATTTCATGTGTTGCTCTCAATAAAAATTGTTAGACAGTAAGGGCAGTAAAGACGGAAAACTGCTTGGAGGTGATGATATTTTTAACACAGTCAGTCATATCAATTATGTGTCATGCATCTTACCAGCCGTCCTCACTAAAACAGCGAGGAGAACAACAAATTGTGGAATTGTACTCAGcatatataaataatgttaatCCTTTATTTGGTAAGTAGTACTCATTGATTTGTAAGttattttcttgcatttctttaattatcattcttttttaacttaatactgcatattacaatttattacttttttctaGTGAAAGCTGAAATCAAAAGAGCAAGCACAGAGGATCAGAAGATTGAATCTGTCATGATGAGATGTGAAGGGGATCGGCTAGTTAAgggattttgtcatttttataagaATGAAGCTCTTTTCAGATCAGAGACATATGCACAGGTgtaaaagcctgtgtgatttcTGTGTTTAAGTATCAACTATTGGATCAAAGATCAGTAAAGAATGTCACTCAAGTGAACCTGAGCTGTGAAATTGAAGTCATAAGAGAAAATGACAAGTGGACATCACGCAGCAGTATGAAGGTGACAGTAGATGTATATGGTGAGAGTGCACAACATATTTGGTTACAGCTATTCATCTCCTTCCTGGTTGTTAATGTTGTGATAAGATGCTTTAACTTTAAAGCAATTTATAATGCAAATGCTTCCAATACTGGAAATGTACACAGCACAACAGCAGAAAGAGGGATGTGGTGAAGGTactttatcattttaatataaagcctacattttaactaaaaaagaaagtaGGCTTATGGGAAGCATGATCTCAAAGCAAGAGAGCTAGACTAGGCACTCAGAAGATTCAGCTTTAATCCTCTGACTGACTCACAGTATGAGTGGACGGGGTGTCACTTATGATGCCTAACTTACTTTTGTATGTAATTGTATTGATTTGTTTCATATTATAAGAACTTTGTGATTTTTCAGCTTAGAGAAGGTTGGCTTCcaattgtgttctttatttataaggcacAGTAAGTGAGATCTGAACAGTTTGGCCTTTTTCTGGAGGAGTGAATGATGCCATGTCATGTTTACAGAGTGGTGGAAGAGAATTCATTGTGTGGCCATTCTTGGCTCaaatgtttcagttttcattttgaaaaacaatCCACTGAAAGAGAAATGCATCTTTACCAGAGACGTATAATATGCAAAAAAAGCACCTTTTTTTAATTGACTGAAAAGCTAAAATAGGAAcgaatgttttgaaaaatgagaaatgacaacaattaaaagattatttaataatgtttttcagtAACTGTGTAAAGCTTGCTTATAGTCCAATAAAAAAACTgtacaagacaatataaaaaatatgggAACTATTCTAGTGACGATCTGATTATGTTGTTCAATgtagtacatttttcattttgaaatgtatttatataatcaCTGTATGACCTTAAGCTGGATAAATAGGTTAGGAAATGCATGGATTAATAAGGTTCTGTAAATATATCTTTGTCACAAAAGCACCACATTATTGTAAATTTATGCAACTTTGCGTAATTCTGTTTAAACTtatgattttattacatttttacatttaaaaggtgGGTGGTACAGTGATTTATTAGTCAGCAGTTTTTCCTTATAGCTCCAATTTAGTTTTTGGCGCAGGTCTCCCTGATGTATCTGTGCTTCTTTGGTTACTTTAGTTACTTTCCATTATGTCAGACATTATAATTAATTGGTCTAATATGACAGTGTGTTTCTCCCAAATTCCTAATGTAAGCTTAATAGGTCGATTAAGATGTGCTGAATAAAGAACAAGAAGAATTTGTCTCTTCATAGTACACTGATTCTTTGCTCCTGGCATTTGccatttgtgtattttgtttccATGCAGTTTGTAAAAACACTGAGTTTATTTAACATTCCAAATGCATAATATTAGTAAAAAAGAatgctgtgttgttttttttatgccCACCCTGTAATCACGTGGGCTTTTTTTCTGGGTATTCCAGTTTCTTTACACAGACATATTGATATTCATTTTAGTTTGGAAAATGTTTGTGCATAAATGAACACTATGATGGACTGGTCTTCTTCAAATCAAGGAAAgacatataatattttaaattgatgAGCAAGATTTCTCCAGAGTCCTGATATTTTGGTTACAGTTAAATCCTGATttctgtatgaatatttactgttCTGCTATTCTGATTGAGAAAAGTGACTTGGAAAGTGAACTGATGTAGA
Encoded here:
- the LOC120520707 gene encoding uncharacterized protein LOC120520707, with the translated sequence MFIFIILFLYAMNLLCMMSNVKGNTCELQKAQMVIMPNVIEMMSREHTISCSAPQCLSGVRCRFYRGAESEPFRSGSSDSNQCDFTASGGELLGDVDLKSEGYLQFSCDYENIINSETSGRSDNLKVIVKELVKAEIKRASTEDQKIESVMMRCEGDRLVKGFCHFYKNEALFRSETYAQVSVKNVTQVNLSCEIEVIRENDKWTSRSSMKVTVDVYGNLGKPALSVTSDITGKEEAVTLTCELPQTIHEAHCHFYRDDDSHPFKSKSSEDNKCELSVDGHELLGGRATGMETEIQLRCDYTLNMSPEIHSQYSKNRSVRVL